Below is a window of bacterium DNA.
GCACCTGCTCCAAACAGGCGATGATCTCGCTGTTGAGGCTGCGGTGGTGGCGGACCGCCCGGCGGCGCAGTTCGCGATGGATGTCCTTGGGAATGCTTTTAAGGGTCAGAGCGGCCACGACGGCCTCCTCGTTATTGGCAACCATAAAGAAACCATAATGGTTTCTTTATGTCAACGAGGCAGGAGGGAGCACCCGCCCGACCCGCCCTGGGAGTGGATGCCCGCCTCCTCCGCGCAGGAGGTCTGGTCGAGGATCCGGCCGTCCGCGGCGTAAACGGTGACCTGGAAGGACGCGTTGGGGATGAACTCACCGACGATCGAGGCGGGCCGGCCCATCTCAACGGTCCAAGAAACGCCGGACGCGAACGGAACCTGGGCGGGATCGTTCATCGCGACCGAAGGTCCGGCCGTCTGCGAGAGGCTCACGTGATCCGCGTCCGCCCAGGAGGCCCCCGCCTTGTAATCGACAAGGAGCGCGATTCCGGTCCCTTCTTTGGTGACCCCGATCAGCTTGCCACCGGCCTTTTCCGGGTCCAGCGCCGTCACCGTGCAGGCGGAGGGGCCTCCCAGACTTTCCGAGGTTTCGGGGGAGCCAGGCGCCGGTTCCGCAGGGTCTTCTCCGAACGTGTTTTTGCACTCCTGCACGATCTCGGAATCCTGGATGACGCCGCTATTGTTCACGTATTGGCAGCAAATGTTCATCTGGCCATTGTTGACGAAATCGCCGCCGGCATAAATGAGGAGGTTGCAATCGCCGGACGGGTCGTCGCTGTCCGGGATGCACTCCATGACCGCTTCCAGATCCAACCCCCCGTGCTCCTCGCAGCAGGCTTCGAGAACCGGGTCCTCGATGCCGTCGCATTCGCCTGTTTCCCCAGGGCAATCGGTCGGATTCTCCGGAGTGCCTGGAGGGATGTTGTTCCCGGCGTTCTCCTGGCAGCACTCGAACGCCTCGGTCTCATTGGGGTCAAAGCCCACGGTGCAGCACCGGCGGGCCACGTCGTCTTCCGGAAACTGCTGGCAACATTGCCATTCGGTCGTGCCGGCCTCGTAAGTGTCGCACGGATGCTCCGTCGGCGGGGGCGGTGGAATCGCGAGATCGCAAAGTTGCGGCGCATCCGGCCTGGGCGCGAACTGGCAGGCCACGGGACGGTCGTAGGATTGGCCCAGGAACGCGAAACCCGGTCCCGGCTCGTTGGGTACCGGCGGCATGGCCGGGCTCCAAGGCGCGAAGACGCAGGAACCGGCCCGGCACGCGCCGGCCGCCTCGGAGCAACCGTCGGTAAACGCGGCGCAGACACCGTCGGGGTCGATCAACGATGTCTTGGGCACGCAAATCTTAAGTGCCTCTCCCCCGCCGCAAAGATTCCTGAGGTTTTCATAACCAGGCACGTCGCCACCGCATAAATGGCCGATCTGGCCGCAGTCCTCCGCGGTCTCTTGGCAGACGGCCGCCTGGAGCCAAGGGGCACCGACCACCCCGCCGACATAGAAGGCTGTCGGGTTGAGGATCAGGTTCCGGGCGTATTCGCAGGGACGGTAGGCGGGTACGGCCGCGATCTCGGCCCCGACCGGTCCGGCCGAGGCCAGGGCGACGCACACGAGGAAGGCTTTGAATAGATAAGTACGCATAAAATATTTCCCCTTCGCTCAGGTTATCGGCCTCTCGCGAATAAGAATTGCGTACTTAAATATAATAAGTGTCTATTAAATCGGACAGACGCTATTTGGACTGGAGGAGTTTGTACTCCAGGGAATCGACCAGGGCCTGCCAGCTGGCCTCGATGATGTTCTCGGAGACGCCGACGGTGCCCCAGGAACCGAGCTTGCCGGTCTTGTCGCGGGACTCGATCAGGACACGCACCTGGGAGGCCGTGCCCAGCCCCGCGGGAAGGACCCGCACCTTATAATCCACCAACTCGACCTCTTTGATGGCCGGGTAGAACCGTTCGAGCGCCTCGCGGAGCGCCCGGTCCAGGGCGTTCACGGGGCCGGAGCCCTCGGCGACCCTGTGCTCCTCCACGCCGTCGACGGCGATCTTGACCGTCGCCTCGGCGCGTGGGCCCTTTTCGGTCTTCTCGTCGATGACCCTAAACTCGATCAACTTGAAGAACGGCTTGTAGGTCTTCAGGGCCCGCCGCATGAGGATTTCGAACGAGGCCTCGGCGCCCTCGAACTCGTAGCCCTTGGATTCCAGGTCCTTCACCTCGTCGACGATCCTTTTGACCACCGCGTCCTTGGGGTTGAGCTCGATGTCGAATTCGCGGGCCTTGTAGACCACGCTCGCCCGGCCAGCCAGGTCCGAGACGAGCACCCGCCGGTCATTGCCGACGGACTCGGGCCGGATGTGCTCGTAGGTCGCCTGGTTCTTCAAGACCGCGCTCACGTGGACGCCGCCCTTGTGCGCGAAGGCCGAATCGCCCACGTAGGGCTGGTGATTCCAGGGCTTGCGGTTGGCCAGTTCGTCCACGAAGCGGGAAACCTCCCTCAACTTCCTCAATTGCGCGTCGGTCACGCTCTCGATCCCCATCTTGAGCTTCAGGTTGGGGATGATGGAGACCAGGTTCGCGTTCCCGCAACGCTCGCCGATGCCGTTGATCGTCCCGTGGATCTGGCCCGCCCCCGCCTCGACCGCCGCGAGAGAATTGGCGACGCCCAGCTCGGCGTCGTTGTGGCAATGAATCCCCAACGGGGCGGAAAACCCGCGGCGCACTTCGAGGATGATTCGCGAGACGTCGGCCGGAAGATTGCCGCCGTTCGTGTCGCAGAGGACGATGCGGTCGGCTCCCGCGGCCGAAGCGGCCTCGATCGTCTTCAAGGCGTATTCGGGATTGGCCTTGTAGCCGTCGAAGAAATGCTCGGCGTCGTAGAGCACGTCGTCGAAATGCTTTTTCAAAAAAGCGATCGAATCATGAATCAGTTCGAGGTTCTCCTCGAAGGAGACGTGCAGGGCCGCCTTGACGTGGAAATCCCAGGATTTTCCGAAAATCGTGACCGCCGGAGTCCCGGCGCGTACCAAGGCCGCCAGGTTCTTGTCCTTGGAAGCGGCGGCGCCGCTGTGGCGCGTGCTCCCAAAGGCCGCCAGTTTCGCCTTTTTCAGCGAAAGCCCGCCCCGGCCCTTCTTCATCGCCCGCTGGAAGAACTCGTCGTCCTTGGGGTTCGAGCCGGGCCAGCCGCCCTCGATGTAATGAATGCCCAACTCGTCCAGCTTCTCGGCGATGCGGAGCTTGTCCTCGACGGTGAAGGAGATGTCTTCGGCCTGTGTCCCGTCGCGAAGGGTCGTATCGTATAACTCGACGACGGTATTCATCCGATGAACGCCTTGTGCAACGCCTTCACGGCGGCGTCCGACTGCTTTTCGTCGATGACGACCGAAATCTTGATCTCCGAGGTCGAGATCATCTGGATGTTGATCTTCTCCTTGGCGAGCGCCGTGAACATCGTGGCCGCCACGCCCGAGTGCGAGCGCATGCCGACTCCCACGATGGACACCTTGGCGATCTTATCGTCGGATTCCACCTTGCCGGCCCCGATCTCCTTGCCGACGCTTTCGGCGATCCGGAGGGCGTTTTTCAGATCCGCTTTGGGCACCGTGAACGTCAGGTCGGTAAACCCGTCGGCTGAGACATTCTGGATGATCATGTCGACGTTGATGTTGGAGGCCGCGAGCGACTCGAAAAGCTGCGAGGCGATGCCCGGCCGGTCGGCGAGACGCCGGACGGCGATCTTCGCCTCGTTCTTGTCGGCGGAAACCCCCGACACGACGATTTTCTCCATATCCTTGTCTTCTGTGGTCACCACGGTGCCCTCCACGTCCTCGAACGATGTTTTGACCCAAAGCGGAACCCTGTATTTCATCGCCATCTCGACCGACCGGATCTGCAGGACCTTCGCACCGAGCGAGGCCAGCTCCAGCATTTCTTCATACGAAATCTTATCCAGCTTCTTGGCGTTCGGAACGACCCGGGGATCGGCCGTGTAGACTCCGTCCACGTCCGTGTAGATTTCGCAATCCGCCTTGAGCGCCGCCGCCAGCGCCACCGCCGTCGTGTCCGAGCCGCCGCGCCCCAGCGTCGTGATATTGCCCTCGGGGTCGATGCCCTGGAAACCCGCCACCACCACCACCTGCCCCTTCGCCAATTCGTCGTGGATGACCGAGGCGTCGATCGACTTGATGCGGGCCTTCGAATACGCGCTGTCCGTGG
It encodes the following:
- a CDS encoding aspartate kinase, which produces MVLIVQKYGGTSVGDVDRIRNVARRVLKAQAQGHQVVVVVSAMSGETNRLVDLAHKISKEPDGREYDQLVSTGEQVTIALLALAIRDLGGKARSFLGHQVRITTDSAYSKARIKSIDASVIHDELAKGQVVVVAGFQGIDPEGNITTLGRGGSDTTAVALAAALKADCEIYTDVDGVYTADPRVVPNAKKLDKISYEEMLELASLGAKVLQIRSVEMAMKYRVPLWVKTSFEDVEGTVVTTEDKDMEKIVVSGVSADKNEAKIAVRRLADRPGIASQLFESLAASNINVDMIIQNVSADGFTDLTFTVPKADLKNALRIAESVGKEIGAGKVESDDKIAKVSIVGVGMRSHSGVAATMFTALAKEKINIQMISTSEIKISVVIDEKQSDAAVKALHKAFIG
- a CDS encoding Arc family DNA-binding protein codes for the protein MVANNEEAVVAALTLKSIPKDIHRELRRRAVRHHRSLNSEIIACLEQVLGAGRIDADLLLSSARALRAKFKGKVTGPALNRLKNHGRA
- the cimA gene encoding citramalate synthase, which codes for MNTVVELYDTTLRDGTQAEDISFTVEDKLRIAEKLDELGIHYIEGGWPGSNPKDDEFFQRAMKKGRGGLSLKKAKLAAFGSTRHSGAAASKDKNLAALVRAGTPAVTIFGKSWDFHVKAALHVSFEENLELIHDSIAFLKKHFDDVLYDAEHFFDGYKANPEYALKTIEAASAAGADRIVLCDTNGGNLPADVSRIILEVRRGFSAPLGIHCHNDAELGVANSLAAVEAGAGQIHGTINGIGERCGNANLVSIIPNLKLKMGIESVTDAQLRKLREVSRFVDELANRKPWNHQPYVGDSAFAHKGGVHVSAVLKNQATYEHIRPESVGNDRRVLVSDLAGRASVVYKAREFDIELNPKDAVVKRIVDEVKDLESKGYEFEGAEASFEILMRRALKTYKPFFKLIEFRVIDEKTEKGPRAEATVKIAVDGVEEHRVAEGSGPVNALDRALREALERFYPAIKEVELVDYKVRVLPAGLGTASQVRVLIESRDKTGKLGSWGTVGVSENIIEASWQALVDSLEYKLLQSK